The genomic interval CGCCATGTCGCTCGCGCCCGCATTGGTCGTCATGATCAGGATGACGTTGCGGAAGTCGACCGTCTTGCCGTGGTGGTCGGTCAGGCGGCCGTTGTCCATCACCTGCAAGAGGATGTTGAACAGGTCGGGATGCGCCTTCTCGATCTCGTCGAGCAGCAGCACGCAATGCGGGTTCTGGTCGATCGCATCGGTGAGCAGGCCGCCCTGGTCGTAACCGACATAGCCCGGAGGCGCGCCGATCAGGCGGCTCACCGAATGGCGCTCCATATATTCGGACATGTCGAAACGCTGGAGCGGAATGCCCATGATCGACGCGAGTTGCTTCGCGACCTCGGTCTTGCCGACGCCGGTGGGCCCCGAGAACAGATAGTTGCCGATCGGCTTTTCGGGATCGCGGAGGCCCGCACGGCTGAGCTTGATCGCCGACGACAGCACCTCGATCGCGGTGTTCTGGCCGAAGACGACGCGCTTCAAATCGGTCTCGAGGCTGGCGAGCGTCGCCTTGTCGTCGGTCGACACCGACTTGGGCGGGATGCGCGCCATCGTCGCGATCACCGCTTCGATCTCCTTCGCGGTGATCGTCTTCTTGCGCTTCGACGGGGCGACGAGCATCTGCATCGCGCCGACCTCGTCGATCACGTCGATCGCCTTGTCGGGCAATTTGCGGTCGTTGATATAGCGCGCCGACAGGTCGACCGCGGCGTTGATCGCATCGGGCGTGTAGCGCACCTGATGGTGCGCTTCGAACGCGCTGCGCAGACCCGCGAGGATCTTTTTCGTATCCTCGAGGCTCGGCTCGATCACGTCGATCTTCTGGAACCGGCGGAGCAAAGCGCGGTCCTTTTCGAAATGGTTGCGGAACTCCTTGTAGGTCGTCGAGCCGATGCAGCGGATGACGCCGCCCGACAGCGCGGGTTTCAGGAGGTTCGACGCGTCCATCGCGCCGCCGCTGGTCGCGCCGGCGCCGATCACCGTGTGGATTTCGTCGATGAACAGGATCGCGTGCGGCAGGCCTTCGAGTTCGGTCACGACCTGTTTCAGCCGCTCCTCGAAGTCGCCGCGATAGCGCGTGCCCGCGAGCAAAGCGCCCATGTCGAGCGAATAGATGACCGCGGGCAGCAGCACCTCGGGCACGTCGCCCTCGATGATCTTGCGCGCGAGACCTTCGGCGATCGCGGTCTTGCCGACGCCGGGATCGCCGACATAGAGCGGATTGTTCTTGCTGCGGCGGCAGAGGATCTGGATCGTGCGGTCGACCTCTGCATTGCGGCCGATCAGCGGATCGACCTTGCCGCCGCGCGCCTTTTCGTTGAGGTTGACGGTGAACTGGTCGAGCGCGGTTTCCTTCTTGGACTTGCCTTCGCTCTTGTCCTTCGTCTCTTCCTTTTCCTCGGGCTCGGCCTGCGGCGAGGGCTTGCCGCCCTTGCCGACGCCGTGGCTGAGATAGGAGACCGCGTCGAGGCGCGTCAGGTCCTGCTGCTGCAGGAAATAGACGGCGTAGCTTTCGCGTTCGGAGAAGAGCGCGACGAGGACGTTCGCGCCCGTCACCTCATCCTTGCCCGACGACTGGACGTGCAGGATCGCGCGCTGGACGACGCGCTGGAAGCCCGAGGTGGGCGACGGGTCGCTGTGCCCCTCGACCTTCAGGCTGTCGAGTTCGGTGTCGAGATAGTGGACGACGGCCGATTGCAGGTCGTCGGTCGCGACGCCGCACGCGCGCATCACTTCGGCGGCGTGCTCGTCGTCGATCAGCGCGGAGAGCAGATGCTCGAGCGTCGCATATTCGTGGTGACGCTCCGAAGCGGCCTTCAAAGCGTTATGGAGGGTCTTTTCGAGACTTTCCGAAAAGGACGGCATGGGTCTTCATCTCCTTGCGGGGGACCAGGCCGGGGAGAGGACGGCCCCCTTAGGAACATAAGGTGGCGACGCCGCCGCCCTACCGCAAGGGAAAAGCGGCGACACCCGCGAAATTACGATGACGGGGGTTGCGGCGTGATTAACAGCGCGTTGATAAATTGGATCGCGAACGCGCAATTTTATTCCGAAGTTGTCAAACTTGTCATTCCCCTTCGGTATAATGATACCCGTGGGGAATTGCGGGGAGGAAGGGCAGCGGTTCCGGGAAGAGTGGGCGCGGGCATGATGGCAGGGAGGTTATGCTGGCGGGATAATGTAGGACAGCGATTTTTTTGCCCGCGCTGAACGGCGGTTTTGGGGTGGGGGGAGCGAACGTTTGGTTCCCCTCCCGCAAGCGGGAGGGGCAGTGAGGCTTACGAGCTTGCTCGTTAGCCGCAGCGGGGTGGGCATAACGCACCCTCGCTGCCCACCCCCGACCCCTCCCGCTTGCGGGAGGGGAGAAGAATGGCAGCTTCCGGTCGTCAGCCGCCGGCCTCTTCCCCCGCGCGGTCGACCATATCCATAAAGTCGCGGGCGGTGTTTCGCTCGTTCTCGTCCTTGAACGCAACATCGAGGTCGGGCGCGGCGCCCAGCATGTACATCAGCGCCCACAGCGCGAAGCGGCGGCCGGGGTTGGTTTCGAGGCCGAAGTCGACGCGCATGCGTTCGGTGCCCGCGGCGTGTGCCTCGGGGTGGATCGCGCCCAAGTCGGCGGTGCCGAAATAGCGGCGGAGCTGGTCGTCGAAATCCATGATGGCGTCATTGGCTCGTTTGGCTCGATTGGCAAGCCACTCCGCTGATCGCATCCCAAACCCGTTCGTGCTGAGCTTGTCGAAGCACCGTCCTTCTTCTTTCGTCGCCAAAGGAAAGAACGGCCCTTCGACAAGCTCAGGGCAAACGGCTCGTACGGTTCGCACGATGCTCCACCAAAATCCGCCGATCCGAAACCTCGCCCGGTTGTCATTCGCGTGAGCCACCGATAGGGCGGCGGCCGTGAAGACGAGCATCGACATCGGGACCGACAGTGCGGGGCAGGGCGTGCGCATCGACGTGCAGGAACTGCTCGCGACGCGCCTGCTCGTCCAGGGCAATTCGGGGTCGGGCAAGTCGCACCTGCTGCGCCGCATCCTCGAGGAAAGCGCCGCGCTGGTGCAGCAGATCGTGATCGATCCCGAGGGCGATTTCGTCACGCTCGCCGATGCCTACAGCCATGTCGTGATCAACGGCGGCGACTATAATGAGCGCGAGATCGCGGCGATGGGCGCGCGCATCCGCGAGCATCGCGCCTCGATCGTCCTCAGTCTCGAATCGCTCGACATCGAGGCGCAGATGACGTGCGCCGCGGCGTTCCTCAATGCGCTGTTCGATGCGCCGCGCGAGCATTGGTTTCCCGCGCTGGTGGTGGTCGACGAGGCGCAGATGTTCGCGCCGAGCGTCGCGGGCGACGTCGCCGACAATGTCCGCCGCGCGAGCCTCGGCGCGATGACCAACCTGATGTGCCGCGGGCGCAAGCGTGGTCTGGCCGGCGCGATCGCGACGCAGCGGCTCGCCAAGCTCGCGAAGAATGTCGCCGCCGAGGCGAGCAATTTCCTGATGGGGCGCACCTTCCTCGACATCGACATGGCGCGCGCCGCCGACCTGCTCGGGATGGAGCGGCGGCAGGCCGAGACGATCCGCGACCTCGAGCGCGGGCATTTCCTCGGGCTCGGTCCCGCGATCTCGCGGCGGCCGATCGCGGTGCGGATCGGGTCGACGCAAACCTCGACGCGGCTCGGCACGCACGGCCTGATGCCGCTGCCGGACGCCGGCGGCGAGGATATGCGCTCGATGCTGTTCACCGAGATGGAGGCGCCCGCGGCGCCGCGCGTCTTCGCACCCGAACCCGAGCCGGTCGCGGCGAGCGAGGTGCTGGAGCGCATCGCGGCGAGCGAAGCGCTGCACGAGGACGCCGATGCGCCGCCGGTGCTCGACATCCTCGAGGCGGTCCAAGAAGCCGAACAGAGCGACGCGGTGGTGGTGGCGACGCTCGGGGAGATGCTCGCCGATCCCGACTGCGCCTTCCAGGGCGAATCCATTCTCTATCAGGATTTTTCGGTGCGCTGCCGGATGCAGAAGCTGAAGAAGGTGCCGCTCGACCTCGCCGCCTTCCGCCGCCGCTTTGCGCTCGCGAAAGGAGGTGTCTTCGACCCCGCCGAGCCGCGTTGGCGCGAGGCGCTCGCCGTCGCCGACCGGCTGCCGGACGATATGGTCGCCCCCTTCCTGCAGATCGCGCGCGCCGCGATGGAGGGCGAGCCCTGCCCCGGTGACGAGATCCTCGGCCGCGCCTATGGCAGCCGCTCGCCGGGGCGCATCCGGCGGCTGGTCGACTATATGGAAAAGCAGGGCGTGATCGTCGTGCGCGCCGATTTTGGCGGGCGGCGCTCGATCGGCATTCCCGAACTCGGGCTCAGCACCGAGGCCGAATAGGCGCGCATCGCCTCATTCCGTCGCGATTTCACCGCGACCCGGCAAGTTAACCCCGAATTATCCACCTAAAATCTTGGGCCCGCGCGCGGTCCGGGGCATTCCTCGCCACAGGTGTCGCACCTAAAACAGCGGATGCCAGCTCTCCTTGGTGGGTGGATCGTCCCGACCCCAGACCATAACCCTATGAGGAGAGACTGCCATGCCTCGCCACGGCGTATATCCGCGCGACATCGTTCCGCCGCGTTCCCAATATTCCGACGCCGGCCGCTTCGGCCGCATGTTCGGCGAATTGCCGCCCTTTGCCGCCGACACGCCCGACGTGCGCGCGGCGCTGATCGAGATCGGCAAGGCCGGGGGCATCATGGATGCCAAGGACAAGCTGAACAAGACCCCCGCCGAGCTGATCACCGACCCGGCGCTGTCGGCGAAGAACAGCGACAACCCGAACCTGACCGCGGGCTTCACCTTCCTCGGCCAGTTCCTCGACCATGACATGACCTTCGACCCGACGTCGAGCCTCGAGCGGCAGGCCGATCCCGAACAGATCGCCAATTTCCGCACCCCGAGCTTCGGGCTCGACAATGTCTATGGCGCGGGGCCGGGCGGCAGCCCGCATCTCTATGACACGCAGGGCGGCAAGGGCGGCAAGTTCCTGCTCGAACCCACGGGCACCGCGGACAGGTTCGACCTGCCGCGCAACAGCCAGAATGTCGCGCTGATCGCCGACCCGCGCGACGACGAGAATCTGATCATCGGCCAGCTTCAGGTCGCTTTCCTGAAGTTTCACAACGAGGTGGTCGACCATGTGAAGACCAAGATCAAGCTGACCGGATCGGACGAGATTTTCGCCGAGGCGCAGCGGATCGTGCGCTGGCACTATCAATGGATGATCGTCCATGAATTCCTGCGCAAGACGTGCGGCGACGCGGTGGTCGACGATGTGCTGGCAAACGGGCGCAAATATTATAGCTGGCGCAACGAGCCCTATATCCCGGTCGAATTCTCGGTCGCGGCCTATCGCTTCGGGCACAGCCAGGTGCGCCCCTCCTATCGCGCGAACTTCACCGGCGACGGCGGCAATCCTTTTTTCGGGATGATCTTTACCGCGACGCCGTCGGACCCGAACGATCCCGACGATCTGTCGGGCGGCTGCCGCGCGCCGCGGCGCTTCATCGACTGGCCGACCTTCTTCGATTTCGGCGACGGCAATGTGAAGCCGAACAAGAAGATCGACACGACGCTGTCGACCGCGCTGTTCCGCCTGCCGGGCTCGGTCGTGCCCAACCCCGATCCCAAGACCAACCCGGCGTCGCTGGCGCAGCGCAACCTGCTCCGCCACCTGACCTTCGCGCTGCCGTCGGGGCAGCGGGTCGCGCGCGCGATGCAGATGCCCATATTGTCGAAGGGCGACCTTGCCGACCTCAAGCCGCACGGCTTCGACGACCGCACGCCGCTCTGGTTCTATATATTGCGCGAGGCGCAGATCGTGGAGAATGGCGAACGGCTCGGCCCCGTCGGCGCGCGGATCGTGACCGAGGTCTTCCTCGGGCTGATCGAGGGCGACAAGGGCTCCTATCTGGCGCAGGACCCCGAATGGCAGCCTTTCCTGCCGACGGTCGATCCGTCGAAGAAGGGCGACGATTTCCGGATGATCGACCTGCTGCGCTACGCCAAGGTGGCGTGAGGAGAAGCCCTCTTCGCGCGTCATTGCGAGGAGCGAAGCGACGTGGCAATCCAGAGCGGTGCAACGCCGCCCTGGATTGCTTCGCTTCGCTCGCAATGACGGGGCTCTTCTACCCCTTCCTGAACAGCGCCTCGGCGCTCGCCTTGAAGCCGCCGGCGGCGGCCTTGTGCGCCTTCACCCGTTCGATCTCGCGTTCGAGCCGGGCGATGCGTTCGTCGAGTTCGGCGACCGACAGCGGGTCGAGCGATTGGCGGGTCAGCGCGGCGAGCGCGTCGCCCTGGCGGCGGGGAAGGTCGTCATCGTCCATGGCACGTCCTTTCTCTCGCTGGTCCCTGATATGTCGTTGATAAAGGCGCGCGACTGTTGACCCGTGTCGCCG from uncultured Sphingopyxis sp. carries:
- the clpA gene encoding ATP-dependent Clp protease ATP-binding subunit ClpA; the protein is MPSFSESLEKTLHNALKAASERHHEYATLEHLLSALIDDEHAAEVMRACGVATDDLQSAVVHYLDTELDSLKVEGHSDPSPTSGFQRVVQRAILHVQSSGKDEVTGANVLVALFSERESYAVYFLQQQDLTRLDAVSYLSHGVGKGGKPSPQAEPEEKEETKDKSEGKSKKETALDQFTVNLNEKARGGKVDPLIGRNAEVDRTIQILCRRSKNNPLYVGDPGVGKTAIAEGLARKIIEGDVPEVLLPAVIYSLDMGALLAGTRYRGDFEERLKQVVTELEGLPHAILFIDEIHTVIGAGATSGGAMDASNLLKPALSGGVIRCIGSTTYKEFRNHFEKDRALLRRFQKIDVIEPSLEDTKKILAGLRSAFEAHHQVRYTPDAINAAVDLSARYINDRKLPDKAIDVIDEVGAMQMLVAPSKRKKTITAKEIEAVIATMARIPPKSVSTDDKATLASLETDLKRVVFGQNTAIEVLSSAIKLSRAGLRDPEKPIGNYLFSGPTGVGKTEVAKQLASIMGIPLQRFDMSEYMERHSVSRLIGAPPGYVGYDQGGLLTDAIDQNPHCVLLLDEIEKAHPDLFNILLQVMDNGRLTDHHGKTVDFRNVILIMTTNAGASDMARESIGFGQSTREDVQEEAVKRMFTPEFRNRLDAIVPFGYLPPEVVARVVDKFILELELQLADRNVHIQLDDPAREWLTGKGYDKLYGARPMGRLIQEKIKQPLAEELLFGKLVHGGEVKVKMKTGEDAHVGNPLAFEITPAAPKAGKGKPKADKAKKAAE
- a CDS encoding ATP-binding protein translates to MKTSIDIGTDSAGQGVRIDVQELLATRLLVQGNSGSGKSHLLRRILEESAALVQQIVIDPEGDFVTLADAYSHVVINGGDYNEREIAAMGARIREHRASIVLSLESLDIEAQMTCAAAFLNALFDAPREHWFPALVVVDEAQMFAPSVAGDVADNVRRASLGAMTNLMCRGRKRGLAGAIATQRLAKLAKNVAAEASNFLMGRTFLDIDMARAADLLGMERRQAETIRDLERGHFLGLGPAISRRPIAVRIGSTQTSTRLGTHGLMPLPDAGGEDMRSMLFTEMEAPAAPRVFAPEPEPVAASEVLERIAASEALHEDADAPPVLDILEAVQEAEQSDAVVVATLGEMLADPDCAFQGESILYQDFSVRCRMQKLKKVPLDLAAFRRRFALAKGGVFDPAEPRWREALAVADRLPDDMVAPFLQIARAAMEGEPCPGDEILGRAYGSRSPGRIRRLVDYMEKQGVIVVRADFGGRRSIGIPELGLSTEAE
- a CDS encoding heme peroxidase family protein; translated protein: MPRHGVYPRDIVPPRSQYSDAGRFGRMFGELPPFAADTPDVRAALIEIGKAGGIMDAKDKLNKTPAELITDPALSAKNSDNPNLTAGFTFLGQFLDHDMTFDPTSSLERQADPEQIANFRTPSFGLDNVYGAGPGGSPHLYDTQGGKGGKFLLEPTGTADRFDLPRNSQNVALIADPRDDENLIIGQLQVAFLKFHNEVVDHVKTKIKLTGSDEIFAEAQRIVRWHYQWMIVHEFLRKTCGDAVVDDVLANGRKYYSWRNEPYIPVEFSVAAYRFGHSQVRPSYRANFTGDGGNPFFGMIFTATPSDPNDPDDLSGGCRAPRRFIDWPTFFDFGDGNVKPNKKIDTTLSTALFRLPGSVVPNPDPKTNPASLAQRNLLRHLTFALPSGQRVARAMQMPILSKGDLADLKPHGFDDRTPLWFYILREAQIVENGERLGPVGARIVTEVFLGLIEGDKGSYLAQDPEWQPFLPTVDPSKKGDDFRMIDLLRYAKVA
- a CDS encoding DUF1192 domain-containing protein translates to MDDDDLPRRQGDALAALTRQSLDPLSVAELDERIARLEREIERVKAHKAAAGGFKASAEALFRKG